The Microbacterium foliorum genome has a window encoding:
- a CDS encoding S66 family peptidase has translation MLAAPRPVPGDHVAILSPAFAAPAVAPQIHEQAMRRLRDLTGLIPVEYPTTRELDATPEARAADVNAAFADPRIRAILATIGGDDQILVVPHLDAALAQADAKPFLGYSDNTNILNWLWGLGIRGYYGGSTAVHLGPGPAVDDVHLRSLRAALLDGGALEITEPGESEDVGRRWTDPRALTEYGDRVATEEWTWSGPAVRVEGRTWGGCLEVIDQLALADRLPTSYDLRGGILLLETSEERPAASWVARWLRGLGERGIIGAVAGVVVARPPVSDFDFRPSAEEAGSLRAAQRDVVIETVARYNPDAVVCVGVPFGHTRPQWIVPYGGAMVLDGAARTITASY, from the coding sequence ATGCTGGCTGCACCGAGACCCGTCCCCGGCGACCATGTCGCCATCCTCTCACCGGCCTTCGCCGCTCCGGCCGTCGCGCCGCAGATCCACGAGCAGGCGATGCGCCGGCTGCGGGACCTCACCGGTCTGATCCCCGTCGAGTATCCGACCACGCGTGAGCTCGATGCGACCCCCGAGGCGCGGGCCGCCGACGTGAACGCGGCCTTCGCGGACCCGCGCATCCGCGCCATTCTCGCCACCATCGGCGGCGACGATCAGATCCTCGTCGTGCCCCACCTCGACGCTGCGCTCGCGCAGGCAGACGCCAAGCCCTTCCTCGGCTACAGCGACAACACGAACATCCTCAACTGGCTCTGGGGCCTGGGCATCCGCGGGTACTACGGCGGATCCACCGCCGTGCACCTCGGCCCAGGGCCCGCGGTCGACGACGTGCACCTGCGGTCGCTGCGCGCGGCGCTGCTCGACGGCGGCGCGCTCGAGATCACGGAGCCCGGAGAGTCGGAGGACGTGGGGAGGCGATGGACCGACCCGCGCGCACTCACCGAGTACGGCGATCGGGTCGCGACCGAGGAGTGGACCTGGTCGGGTCCTGCCGTCCGCGTCGAAGGCCGCACCTGGGGCGGATGCCTCGAGGTGATCGATCAGCTCGCGCTCGCCGACCGGCTGCCGACCTCGTACGACCTGCGCGGCGGGATCCTGCTGCTCGAGACGAGCGAGGAACGCCCGGCGGCGAGCTGGGTGGCGCGCTGGCTGCGCGGGCTGGGCGAGCGGGGCATCATCGGCGCTGTCGCCGGGGTGGTGGTGGCGCGACCGCCGGTGAGCGACTTCGACTTCCGGCCGTCGGCGGAGGAGGCAGGCTCCCTTCGTGCGGCGCAGCGTGATGTCGTGATCGAGACGGTGGCGCGATACAACCCGGATGCCGTGGTCTGCGTGGGTGTGCCGTTCGGTCACACGCGGCCGCAGTGGATCGTGCCGTACGGCGGCGCGATGGTCCTCGACGGCGCCGCCAGGACGATCACGGCCTCGTACTGA
- a CDS encoding ABC transporter ATP-binding protein: MSSTATPRRRGRGAHQDGPRATFRQLLPFLFEHKRTLIVVAVLSVFGAATSLAQPLLVGQVIEAVQSDEGLGIIVWVLIALVVVSSIISGYQHYLLQRTGTAVVYSSRRKLISRILHLPISEFDARRTGDLVSRVGTDTTLLYAVLTQGLADAVGSAILFLGALIAMLVIDPVLLLLIVVVIGVSVVVVVALSGRIRTASTAQQEKVGELASGVERAVGSIRTVRASGATERETASVSTLATEAYGIGVRIAKISSLVVPIAGVALQVSMLVVLGVGGFRVAAGTITIASLITFILFLFMLVMPLATTFGAITSVNQALGALGRIQEVLNLPTETQDDAQTATSIPRDAADPAAPALEFRDVRFHYPENVVAAREAAAKEAKTLLADAHLERSGTLETADASGPDRDVLRGVSFAVPRGARVALVGPSGAGKSTILSLIERFYDPTGGSIRLYGHDARTYPRDELRAQFGYVEQDAPTLAGTLADNLRLASPDASDAACEQVLRAVNLGDVLERSPLGLSAPVGEDGVMLSGGERQRLAIARALLTDAPILLLDESTSSLDGVNEQRMREAIDAVSTDRTLIVIAHRLSTVVDSDLIVVLQDGTVVGQGTHAELVESTPLYRDLARHQLLA; the protein is encoded by the coding sequence ATGTCCAGCACGGCGACACCACGCCGACGCGGACGCGGCGCGCACCAGGACGGCCCGCGCGCCACTTTCCGCCAGCTCCTCCCCTTCCTCTTCGAGCACAAGCGCACACTCATCGTCGTCGCCGTGCTCAGCGTGTTCGGCGCGGCGACCTCGCTCGCTCAGCCGCTGCTGGTGGGACAGGTCATCGAGGCCGTGCAGTCCGATGAGGGTCTCGGCATCATCGTGTGGGTGCTCATCGCACTCGTGGTCGTGTCGTCGATCATCTCGGGGTACCAGCACTATCTGCTGCAGCGCACCGGCACTGCCGTCGTCTACTCCAGCCGGCGCAAGCTCATCTCCCGCATCCTGCATCTGCCGATCAGCGAGTTCGACGCCCGCCGCACCGGCGACCTGGTCTCGCGGGTCGGCACCGACACCACGCTGCTCTACGCCGTGCTCACGCAGGGGCTGGCGGATGCCGTCGGCAGCGCGATCCTGTTCCTCGGCGCGCTGATCGCCATGCTCGTGATCGACCCGGTGCTGCTGCTGCTCATCGTCGTGGTGATCGGCGTCTCCGTGGTCGTCGTGGTGGCACTCAGCGGCCGCATCCGCACGGCGTCGACGGCCCAGCAGGAGAAGGTGGGCGAGCTCGCGTCCGGCGTCGAGCGTGCCGTGGGATCCATCCGCACCGTCCGAGCCTCCGGAGCCACCGAGCGCGAGACCGCATCGGTGTCGACGCTCGCGACGGAGGCGTACGGGATCGGCGTGCGGATCGCGAAGATCTCCTCGCTGGTCGTGCCGATCGCGGGCGTGGCGCTGCAGGTGTCCATGCTCGTCGTGCTGGGCGTCGGCGGCTTCCGCGTCGCCGCCGGCACGATCACGATCGCCTCGCTGATCACCTTCATCCTCTTCCTGTTCATGCTCGTGATGCCGCTCGCGACGACCTTCGGGGCCATCACCTCGGTGAACCAGGCGCTGGGCGCGCTCGGCCGCATCCAGGAGGTGCTGAACCTGCCGACCGAGACCCAGGACGACGCACAGACCGCCACGTCGATCCCGCGCGATGCGGCAGACCCCGCGGCGCCCGCTCTCGAGTTCCGCGATGTGCGCTTCCACTATCCCGAGAACGTCGTCGCCGCCCGTGAGGCCGCGGCGAAGGAGGCGAAGACGCTGCTCGCCGACGCGCACCTCGAACGCAGCGGCACGCTCGAGACGGCCGACGCCTCCGGCCCCGACCGCGACGTGCTGCGCGGCGTCTCGTTTGCCGTGCCCCGCGGCGCCCGCGTGGCACTCGTGGGTCCCAGCGGCGCCGGCAAGAGCACGATCCTGTCGCTCATCGAGCGCTTCTACGACCCGACGGGCGGCTCGATCCGCCTGTACGGGCACGATGCGCGCACGTACCCCCGGGATGAGCTTCGGGCGCAGTTCGGATACGTCGAGCAGGATGCCCCCACGCTCGCCGGGACGCTCGCCGACAACCTGCGCCTCGCATCGCCCGACGCCTCCGATGCGGCATGCGAACAGGTGCTGCGCGCGGTGAACCTCGGCGATGTGCTCGAGCGCAGCCCACTCGGCCTCTCGGCTCCCGTCGGCGAAGACGGCGTGATGCTCTCGGGCGGAGAGCGTCAGCGTCTCGCGATCGCCCGTGCCCTGCTCACGGATGCACCGATCCTGCTGCTCGATGAATCCACGTCGTCGCTCGACGGCGTGAACGAGCAGCGCATGCGCGAGGCGATCGACGCGGTCTCCACCGACCGCACGCTCATCGTCATCGCGCACCGGCTGTCGACGGTGGTCGACAGCGACCTGATCGTGGTACTGCAGGACGGCACCGTCGTCGGACAGGGCACGCACGCCGAGCTCGTGGAGTCGACGCCGCTCTACCGTGACCTGGCCCGGCACCAGCTGCTGGCCTGA